From a region of the Candidatus Krumholzibacteriia bacterium genome:
- a CDS encoding HNH endonuclease — protein MLNQSVLVLNRSWLAIHVCDVKRALTLLVLDLAHVVTGEFETHDFQSWCELSQAAVHNTLHTPRYKLLIPEIILLTHYNAVPPRRVKFSRRNIFERDRFSCQYCDRTPVRSELSIDHVVPRSRGGSTTWSNVVLACTECNARKRDRLPWEAGMRLQRQPREPAWRPGAGFRLAVRRRSWDRFVDTAYWDLKLHEDGS, from the coding sequence ATGCTCAACCAAAGTGTCCTCGTCCTCAATCGCAGCTGGCTGGCGATCCACGTCTGCGACGTCAAGCGGGCCCTGACGCTCCTGGTCCTCGATCTCGCTCACGTGGTCACCGGGGAGTTCGAGACCCACGACTTCCAGTCGTGGTGCGAGCTCTCCCAGGCGGCGGTGCACAACACGCTGCACACCCCGCGTTACAAGCTCCTGATCCCCGAGATCATCTTGCTCACGCATTACAACGCGGTGCCGCCCCGGCGGGTGAAGTTCTCGCGCCGGAACATCTTCGAGCGCGACCGCTTCTCCTGCCAGTACTGCGATCGGACTCCGGTGCGGTCCGAGCTCTCGATCGACCACGTGGTGCCCCGCAGCCGGGGCGGCTCCACCACCTGGAGCAACGTCGTCCTCGCCTGCACCGAGTGCAACGCCCGCAAGCGCGATCGCCTGCCCTGGGAGGCAGGCATGCGTCTGCAGCGGCAGCCCCGTGAGCCGGCCTGGCGTCCGGGGGCCGGATTCCGCCTCGCGGTGCGGCGGCGTAGCTGGGACCGCTTCGTCGACACCGCCTACTGGGACCTCAAGTTGCACGAGGACGGTTCGTGA
- a CDS encoding 2-dehydropantoate 2-reductase: MTRPVYVVGAGALGSLLGALLSRRTQVEIVGRPKHVEAIRRQGGLRVSVSAPGVYPLEVSERLHPPPPEAIVLLTVKAFDLRGVLTELAPRLDPSHLVVVLQNGLGIRTLATSVLGRPVLRAVTFMAAAFEAPGHVAFNAPGKTYFPAGGEVLDLWRSSGMPAEQVGDIDTYVWRKLAINAVINPLSALLGVPNGDLLRLRGLPRGLVEEVVQVASRAGQGLETEETLAKVEASMRQTARNTSSMLQDLRAGRQTEIEWINGRIVALAEEYGLDVPRNQQLLELVRFAARSAAENRRPAGVTS; encoded by the coding sequence GTGACCCGGCCGGTCTACGTCGTCGGCGCCGGGGCCCTCGGGAGCCTGCTCGGAGCGCTGCTTTCCCGCCGCACCCAGGTGGAGATCGTCGGCCGCCCCAAGCACGTCGAGGCCATCCGGCGCCAGGGGGGCCTGCGCGTCTCCGTCAGCGCCCCGGGGGTCTATCCCCTGGAGGTGAGCGAGAGGCTGCACCCGCCGCCCCCAGAGGCCATCGTGCTGCTCACGGTGAAGGCCTTCGACCTGAGAGGCGTGTTGACGGAGCTTGCGCCACGCCTGGATCCGTCCCATCTTGTAGTGGTCCTGCAGAACGGACTTGGGATCCGCACCCTCGCCACGAGCGTGCTGGGCCGCCCGGTGCTCCGGGCGGTGACCTTCATGGCGGCGGCGTTCGAGGCGCCCGGGCACGTCGCTTTCAATGCGCCCGGGAAGACCTACTTCCCGGCCGGCGGGGAGGTCCTGGATCTTTGGCGTTCCAGCGGCATGCCGGCCGAGCAGGTCGGCGACATCGACACCTACGTCTGGCGCAAGCTGGCGATCAACGCCGTCATCAATCCACTTTCGGCCCTCCTCGGCGTTCCCAACGGCGACTTGCTCAGGTTGCGCGGCCTGCCTCGTGGCCTCGTCGAAGAAGTGGTGCAGGTGGCCTCCCGGGCCGGACAAGGGCTCGAGACCGAAGAGACCTTGGCCAAGGTGGAAGCGAGCATGCGACAGACCGCGCGCAACACCTCGTCCATGCTCCAGGACCTGCGCGCCGGCCGGCAGACCGAGATCGAGTGGATCAACGGCCGCATCGTCGCCCTCGCCGAGGAATACGGACTCGACGTGCCCCGCAACCAGCAGCTCTTGGAGCTGGTGCGTTTCGCCGCCCGCAGCGCCGCGGAGAATCGGCGTCCGGCCGGCGTCACTTCCTGA